The following coding sequences are from one Bacteroidales bacterium window:
- the rplU gene encoding 50S ribosomal protein L21, translating to MYAIVEIAGQQFKVNKDQKIFVHRQTGEVGDKLSFDKVYLVDNDKSIKVGTPVVDGASVSASIVSHVRGDKVLVFKKKRRKGYQKLNGHRQDLTQLLIEGITV from the coding sequence ATGTACGCAATAGTAGAAATCGCCGGTCAGCAGTTTAAAGTAAACAAAGACCAAAAAATATTTGTACATCGCCAAACAGGAGAAGTGGGTGACAAATTATCATTTGATAAGGTTTATCTGGTTGATAATGATAAAAGTATCAAGGTGGGTACGCCTGTGGTAGATGGTGCTTCAGTGAGCGCATCCATTGTTTCCCATGTCCGGGGTGATAAGGTTTTGGTATTCAAGAAAAAGAGAAGAAAAGGATACCAAAAACTGAACGGTCATCGTCAGGATTTGACACAACTCCTGATCGAAGGGATCACTGTATAG